One stretch of Paraburkholderia fungorum DNA includes these proteins:
- a CDS encoding putative colanic acid biosynthesis acetyltransferase has translation MGKIADDPRIAYRPPVEDAHEVENAHENAQDDDRVIDLSLAGKGNYEAKRGAFIELLWFVIEACVINNKLLPLSFVRVALLRLFGAKIGTGCRFVHPLRVKAPWNLEVGDKCWFGVDVWIYNQTLIRIGSNVCISQGTFLTAGSHDMSTTMDLRVAPIVIEDGVWITSKCVVQMGVTIGRSAVVTPLSVVHRSLEAEGVYGGNPCRFIRKRFDSVV, from the coding sequence ATGGGCAAGATCGCCGACGATCCGCGAATCGCATATAGGCCGCCAGTCGAAGATGCGCATGAAGTTGAAAATGCGCATGAGAACGCGCAGGACGATGACCGTGTCATCGATCTGAGTCTCGCGGGGAAGGGAAATTACGAGGCGAAGCGCGGTGCGTTTATCGAGCTTCTCTGGTTCGTGATCGAAGCGTGTGTGATCAATAACAAACTGCTGCCGTTGTCCTTCGTGCGCGTGGCGTTGTTACGTCTGTTTGGCGCAAAGATCGGTACAGGTTGCCGTTTTGTGCATCCGTTGCGGGTGAAGGCGCCGTGGAATCTCGAGGTCGGCGACAAGTGCTGGTTCGGCGTCGACGTGTGGATCTATAACCAGACGCTGATTCGCATCGGCTCCAACGTGTGTATTTCGCAGGGCACGTTCCTCACCGCCGGATCTCACGACATGAGCACGACGATGGATCTGCGGGTCGCGCCGATCGTCATCGAGGACGGTGTGTGGATTACTTCGAAGTGCGTCGTTCAAATGGGCGTGACCATCGGTCGTTCTGCTGTAGTGACACCTTTGTCCGTCGTGCATCGCTCGCTCGAAGCTGAGGGTGTGTATGGCGGAAATCCTTGCAGGTTCATACGGAAACGTTTCGACTCCGTGGTGTGA
- a CDS encoding acyltransferase family protein encodes MKLFGGTGATKTPKIAGRAIELDFVRGIAIIMVMGYHFHAVHTGNFLIQIIEYPLKSFGREGVNLFFTLSGFLVGGLLLRQYAETGQVDARRFIIRRIFRIWPAYYVLIIFHMLAGRHPWNTFLVQNLTHLQNYLGTSITQTWSLAVEEHFYLVLPALLLLFARWKLGAWTIVSVLTAICAVVLTARCFAVAGGDLEGTFAYTQYRIDSLLVGVILSAIYWMKPGIYHRFASRKWTLVGCVALLCAWLAFATPHVALDQSIGYTIQALGFGALIVFVLEYSGSLRTSWVYRGVAWIGLYSYGIYLWHSLALAPGDMIIRKTTALGLPPSVIWIVALSAQFVIAIGLGYVTTRAVEYPFLKMRNALFPEKRSSSVRSEEVPVAGGQLS; translated from the coding sequence ATGAAGTTATTCGGCGGAACGGGGGCGACTAAAACGCCAAAAATTGCGGGTCGCGCGATCGAACTCGACTTCGTACGCGGTATCGCGATCATCATGGTGATGGGCTATCACTTTCACGCGGTTCACACCGGCAACTTCCTTATTCAGATCATTGAATATCCGCTGAAGAGTTTTGGGCGAGAAGGGGTCAACCTGTTCTTCACGCTCAGCGGTTTTCTGGTGGGTGGCCTGCTGCTTCGACAATACGCCGAAACCGGTCAGGTCGATGCGCGGCGTTTCATCATCCGGCGGATTTTCCGTATCTGGCCCGCGTATTACGTGCTGATCATCTTCCATATGCTGGCTGGACGGCATCCTTGGAATACGTTTCTTGTGCAGAATCTCACGCACTTGCAGAACTACCTGGGTACGTCGATTACGCAGACATGGAGTCTCGCGGTCGAAGAACATTTCTATCTGGTATTGCCCGCGTTGCTGCTGCTGTTCGCGCGCTGGAAATTGGGCGCATGGACGATCGTCAGCGTGCTCACTGCGATTTGCGCGGTGGTGCTCACGGCGCGCTGCTTCGCGGTGGCGGGCGGTGACCTTGAAGGGACTTTCGCCTACACACAATATCGGATCGACAGCCTGCTGGTCGGCGTCATTCTCTCGGCAATCTACTGGATGAAGCCGGGTATCTATCATCGCTTCGCGAGCCGCAAATGGACGCTGGTCGGCTGCGTCGCGCTGCTGTGTGCGTGGCTCGCGTTCGCGACGCCGCATGTCGCGCTCGATCAGAGCATCGGCTATACGATCCAGGCGCTTGGCTTCGGCGCGTTGATCGTGTTCGTACTCGAATACTCGGGGTCGTTGCGGACTTCCTGGGTGTATCGCGGAGTCGCATGGATCGGCCTTTATTCGTACGGTATTTACTTGTGGCATTCGCTGGCGCTCGCACCCGGCGACATGATCATTCGCAAGACGACCGCACTTGGCTTGCCGCCGAGCGTGATCTGGATCGTGGCGCTCTCCGCGCAATTCGTCATCGCAATCGGGCTTGGGTATGTGACGACGCGCGCGGTTGAATATCCGTTCCTGAAGATGCGCAACGCGCTGTTCCCGGAAAAACGCAGCAGTTCCGTGCGCAGCGAGGAAGTGCCGGTGGCGGGCGGGCAGCTCTCCTGA
- a CDS encoding glycosyltransferase encodes MEQDYVLIVEPNLTGHRWRYVEWTMQACAEAGYPCMLVTEPDNEDHKLARQISAANLPDQQIAFVDPEEPGGNRLRNNQYARFHRYFKRVYSIISRTQSIRLVVVPYADYFFYGLPFLGSPFGATPWIGITMRSTFHHHKVGIKAPDRPVLNAIKALLFKRAIRTTGLRTLLTIDPTLPEWAAHHASKHSANVAYVADPFPDEKAENPALARQRLGLSPDQRYLLVYGSITERKGIYELVHALTRMEHAPTLIVAGEQDASTRHYMRNHVRSLTRAPLVLDDFISNDVERDLFSACDAVWLGYKGHYGMSGVLVQAYRFGKPVIATEDGLIGWFSRRCELGPILSDLSSASIGKAITETMTSWPHAPQTVPSAREDLLSRHTLGQFKQTLLQQMA; translated from the coding sequence ATGGAACAAGACTACGTCCTGATTGTTGAACCCAACCTGACCGGGCATCGCTGGCGCTATGTCGAATGGACCATGCAGGCCTGCGCGGAAGCCGGCTATCCCTGCATGCTCGTGACCGAGCCCGACAACGAAGACCACAAGCTCGCGCGGCAGATCAGCGCGGCGAATCTGCCGGATCAGCAGATCGCTTTTGTCGATCCCGAAGAACCGGGCGGTAATCGCTTGCGCAATAACCAGTACGCGCGTTTTCACCGGTATTTCAAACGCGTGTATTCGATCATCAGCCGCACGCAGTCGATCCGTCTGGTAGTCGTGCCGTACGCCGATTACTTCTTCTACGGCCTGCCGTTTCTCGGCTCGCCGTTCGGCGCGACGCCGTGGATCGGTATCACGATGCGCTCGACCTTTCATCATCACAAGGTCGGCATCAAGGCGCCGGACCGCCCTGTGCTCAACGCGATCAAGGCACTGCTGTTCAAGCGCGCAATTCGTACCACCGGTTTGCGCACGCTGCTGACCATCGACCCTACGCTGCCCGAATGGGCCGCGCATCACGCGTCGAAACACAGCGCGAACGTCGCTTATGTGGCCGATCCGTTTCCCGATGAGAAAGCGGAAAACCCGGCACTCGCCCGCCAGCGTCTCGGTCTTTCACCCGATCAGCGCTACCTGCTGGTGTACGGCTCGATTACCGAACGCAAGGGTATTTACGAACTCGTTCATGCACTCACGCGTATGGAGCATGCGCCTACGTTAATCGTCGCGGGCGAGCAGGATGCCAGTACGCGTCACTACATGCGCAACCACGTGCGTAGTCTCACGCGTGCGCCGCTGGTACTCGACGACTTCATCTCCAACGATGTCGAACGCGACCTGTTCTCCGCGTGCGACGCGGTATGGTTGGGTTACAAAGGTCATTACGGAATGAGCGGCGTGCTGGTGCAGGCGTATCGCTTCGGCAAGCCGGTGATCGCAACCGAAGATGGCTTGATCGGCTGGTTCAGCCGGCGTTGCGAATTGGGGCCGATCCTGAGCGACCTCAGTTCGGCGTCGATCGGCAAGGCGATTACCGAGACCATGACATCGTGGCCGCATGCGCCGCAAACCGTGCCGTCTGCGCGAGAAGACCTTCTTTCACGGCATACGCTGGGGCAGTTCAAGCAGACTTTGCTGCAGCAGATGGCGTAG
- a CDS encoding glycosyltransferase, which produces MRVFHLVLAPRLSGAEVLAKDLALDQCAEGMAVGVASLLPAHADFGALQDELQRHGVECWFPRRRHRALIKLWNLFVAVRRFRPDVIFAHATIPSFYARALPLRVPVVYVMHSATNDFERPLFRRVEHILSGRARVVIGVSEQGVTDYVQAIGPHPSMTVVPNGVDLARFSFTDGSGRDGAAPQVVQIGRYAAVKNQLLTVRAFREVLREVSDAHLVLYGVVEDPDYQREVIALAKELGIAERVEVAGPRTDVATVLSESNVFVMPSRSEAHSVAFLEALASGVPIVASKIPAFAFANGFPGVQLVDTDNVQSYADAVVVALGQARAQRSLAGLTLRDTADRYRAIARQVSLAISAR; this is translated from the coding sequence ATGCGGGTTTTTCATCTGGTTCTCGCACCCCGTCTGTCGGGCGCCGAGGTTCTCGCAAAGGATCTCGCGCTCGATCAATGCGCCGAAGGTATGGCCGTGGGCGTTGCGTCGTTGCTGCCCGCTCATGCCGACTTTGGGGCGTTGCAGGACGAGTTGCAACGTCACGGCGTGGAGTGCTGGTTTCCACGCCGGCGGCATCGCGCGTTGATCAAGCTGTGGAATCTCTTCGTCGCGGTGCGGCGGTTTCGCCCGGACGTGATCTTCGCGCATGCGACCATCCCGTCGTTTTACGCGCGTGCGTTGCCGCTGCGCGTGCCGGTGGTGTACGTGATGCATTCGGCGACCAACGACTTCGAGCGGCCGTTATTCCGGCGCGTCGAACATATTCTGTCGGGACGCGCGCGGGTCGTGATCGGCGTGTCGGAGCAGGGCGTGACGGATTACGTGCAGGCCATCGGCCCGCATCCATCGATGACGGTCGTACCCAACGGCGTCGACCTCGCGCGTTTTTCATTTACCGATGGCAGCGGGCGCGATGGCGCGGCGCCGCAGGTCGTGCAGATCGGCCGGTATGCAGCGGTGAAGAATCAGTTGCTGACCGTGCGGGCGTTTCGCGAGGTGCTCCGGGAAGTGAGCGACGCGCATCTCGTGTTGTACGGCGTGGTCGAAGATCCCGACTATCAGCGCGAGGTGATCGCGCTCGCGAAAGAGTTGGGCATTGCGGAGCGCGTCGAAGTGGCCGGTCCGCGTACCGATGTCGCGACGGTGCTGTCGGAGTCGAACGTATTCGTCATGCCTTCGCGTTCCGAGGCGCACAGTGTCGCGTTTCTGGAGGCGCTGGCGTCGGGCGTGCCGATCGTCGCGAGCAAGATTCCGGCGTTTGCGTTCGCGAACGGATTCCCCGGTGTGCAACTGGTCGATACCGACAACGTGCAGAGTTATGCCGACGCCGTTGTCGTCGCACTCGGGCAGGCGCGGGCGCAACGGTCGCTGGCCGGTCTTACGCTCAGGGATACCGCCGACCGCTATCGGGCGATTGCGCGGCAGGTCAGCCTGGCGATTTCAGCGCGTTAG
- a CDS encoding oligosaccharide flippase family protein, translated as MRAIRLPAFSIAGSFGASAATWVLLQQFAVRGLVAIKFLAIGRMLGPAAIGSVSVALLAVAIAEALSDTGLAQAVIQGEHPPTRPQLGAVWTTLTARGVLISLLLVALAPLLSSQFHLDGSLVLIQLAALLPLLRGIASPAYYVVQRERRFQHIAGVEIAASFLDCSAGLLLAYFGAGAASVLIGLVAGETLKSTLTWVTMKPRPPIRAVWSGIGHYVGFSRWIWASSVINLLLNQFDKVVVGKLLGPAQLGSYQMSSRLAQMLLADAAIAMSQYLFPTFAAHHRRSPQAAARVIRIYLLLVAIGLAAFVVVLRLIAEPLFSLILGAAWLPAVPLFRILVINMAIGALIAVLVAYLRAVGDAKATVHASAIQVVVLLASAPPAVHYWGVTGIAWSMTLGLGCAAAWMLFRTLTARTQ; from the coding sequence TTGCGGGCGATCAGGCTTCCGGCGTTCTCGATAGCGGGCAGTTTCGGCGCGAGTGCGGCAACATGGGTACTCCTGCAACAGTTCGCCGTGCGTGGACTTGTGGCGATCAAGTTTCTTGCTATCGGCCGGATGCTCGGGCCGGCGGCAATCGGCAGTGTCAGCGTGGCGTTGCTCGCAGTGGCGATTGCCGAGGCGCTCTCCGATACGGGACTCGCGCAGGCGGTGATTCAGGGTGAGCATCCGCCGACACGGCCGCAACTCGGCGCGGTGTGGACGACGTTGACCGCGCGCGGCGTGCTCATTTCGTTGCTGCTGGTGGCGCTCGCGCCGCTGTTGAGCAGCCAGTTCCATCTCGACGGGTCGCTGGTGCTGATCCAGCTTGCCGCGTTGCTGCCGCTGTTGCGCGGGATTGCGTCGCCGGCGTATTACGTCGTGCAGCGCGAACGGCGGTTTCAGCATATTGCGGGCGTCGAAATCGCGGCGTCGTTTCTCGACTGTTCGGCGGGGTTGCTGCTCGCCTATTTCGGCGCGGGCGCTGCCTCGGTGCTGATCGGCCTCGTCGCCGGTGAAACCCTGAAAAGCACGCTGACCTGGGTGACGATGAAACCCCGTCCGCCGATTCGCGCGGTGTGGTCGGGCATTGGTCACTACGTCGGTTTCAGCCGCTGGATCTGGGCCAGCAGTGTGATCAATCTGCTGCTCAATCAGTTCGACAAGGTGGTGGTTGGCAAACTGCTCGGACCGGCGCAACTCGGTAGCTATCAGATGTCGTCGCGACTCGCGCAGATGCTGCTCGCCGACGCTGCGATCGCGATGTCGCAATACCTTTTCCCGACATTCGCGGCGCATCATCGGAGGAGTCCGCAGGCCGCCGCGCGGGTCATCAGGATTTACCTGCTGCTGGTTGCGATCGGACTCGCGGCATTCGTCGTCGTACTCAGGCTGATCGCCGAGCCGCTGTTCTCGCTGATTCTCGGCGCGGCGTGGTTGCCCGCCGTGCCGCTGTTCCGCATTCTCGTGATCAATATGGCGATTGGCGCGTTGATCGCGGTACTCGTCGCTTATCTGCGCGCGGTCGGCGATGCGAAGGCGACGGTGCATGCGTCCGCGATTCAGGTGGTCGTGTTGCTGGCAAGCGCGCCTCCCGCCGTGCACTACTGGGGCGTGACCGGCATCGCCTGGTCGATGACGCTGGGTCTCGGCTGCGCCGCAGCGTGGATGCTGTTCAGGACGCTCACTGCAAGGACGCAATGA
- the groL gene encoding chaperonin GroEL (60 kDa chaperone family; promotes refolding of misfolded polypeptides especially under stressful conditions; forms two stacked rings of heptamers to form a barrel-shaped 14mer; ends can be capped by GroES; misfolded proteins enter the barrel where they are refolded when GroES binds) has product MAAKDVVFGDSARAKMVEGVNILANAVKVTLGPKGRNVVLERSFGGPTVTKDGVSVAKEIELKDKLQNMGAQMVKEVASKTSDNAGDGTTTATVLAQSIVREGMKYVASGMNPMDLKRGIDKAVAAAIEELRKISKPCTTNKEIAQVGSISANSDSSIGDRIAEAMDKVGKEGVITVEDGKSLQDELDVVEGMQFDRGYLSPYFINNPDKQVAVLDNPFVLLHDKKVSNIRDLLPVLEQVAKAGRPLLIIAEDVEGEALATLVVNNIRGILKTVAVKAPGFGDRRKAMLEDIAILTGGQVIAEETGLTLEKATLAELGQAKRIEVGKENTTIIDGAGEAANIEARVKQVRTQIEEATSDYDREKLQERVAKLAGGVAVIKVGAATEVEMKEKKARVEDALHATRAAVEEGIVAGGGVALIRARTAITNLKGANADQDAGIKIVLRAMEEPLRQIVTNGGEEASVVVAAVAAGTGNYGYNAATGEYVDLVDAGVVDPTKVTRTALQNAASVAGLLLTTDAAVCELPKEDAPMGGGMPGGMGGMGMDM; this is encoded by the coding sequence ATGGCAGCTAAAGACGTCGTATTCGGTGATTCCGCCCGTGCCAAGATGGTCGAAGGCGTGAACATTCTCGCGAACGCTGTGAAGGTCACGCTGGGTCCGAAGGGCCGCAACGTTGTCCTGGAACGCAGCTTCGGCGGCCCGACGGTCACCAAGGACGGTGTGTCGGTCGCAAAAGAGATCGAACTGAAAGACAAGCTCCAGAACATGGGCGCGCAAATGGTCAAGGAAGTTGCTTCCAAGACCAGCGACAACGCAGGTGACGGCACCACGACCGCTACGGTCCTGGCTCAGTCGATCGTCCGCGAAGGCATGAAGTACGTTGCATCGGGCATGAACCCGATGGACCTGAAGCGCGGTATCGACAAGGCTGTTGCAGCTGCAATCGAAGAACTGCGCAAGATCAGCAAGCCGTGCACGACCAACAAGGAAATCGCTCAAGTCGGTTCGATCTCGGCAAACAGCGACTCGTCGATCGGCGACCGCATTGCTGAAGCCATGGACAAGGTTGGTAAGGAAGGCGTCATCACCGTCGAAGACGGCAAGTCGCTGCAAGACGAGCTGGACGTTGTCGAAGGTATGCAATTCGACCGCGGCTACCTGTCGCCGTACTTCATCAACAACCCGGACAAGCAGGTTGCTGTGCTCGACAACCCGTTCGTGCTGCTGCACGACAAGAAGGTGTCGAACATTCGTGACCTCCTCCCGGTACTCGAACAGGTCGCTAAGGCTGGCCGTCCGCTGCTGATCATCGCAGAAGACGTCGAAGGCGAAGCACTGGCAACGCTGGTTGTGAACAACATTCGCGGCATTCTGAAGACGGTTGCTGTCAAGGCTCCGGGCTTCGGCGATCGCCGTAAGGCAATGCTGGAAGACATCGCGATCCTGACCGGCGGTCAAGTCATCGCTGAAGAAACCGGCCTGACGCTCGAAAAGGCAACGCTGGCTGAACTGGGTCAAGCGAAGCGTATCGAAGTGGGCAAGGAAAACACGACGATCATCGACGGCGCTGGCGAAGCAGCAAACATCGAAGCACGTGTGAAGCAGGTTCGCACGCAAATCGAAGAAGCTACGTCGGACTACGACCGTGAAAAGCTGCAGGAACGCGTTGCCAAGCTGGCAGGCGGCGTTGCAGTGATCAAGGTCGGTGCTGCGACCGAAGTCGAAATGAAGGAAAAGAAGGCACGTGTCGAAGACGCACTGCACGCAACGCGCGCAGCTGTGGAAGAAGGCATCGTTGCTGGCGGCGGCGTTGCGCTGATCCGCGCACGCACGGCTATCACGAACCTGAAGGGCGCTAACGCCGATCAAGACGCAGGTATCAAGATCGTGCTGCGCGCGATGGAAGAGCCGCTGCGTCAGATCGTCACGAACGGTGGCGAAGAAGCCAGCGTCGTGGTGGCAGCTGTTGCAGCTGGCACGGGCAACTACGGCTACAACGCAGCGACCGGCGAGTACGTCGACCTGGTCGACGCAGGTGTCGTGGACCCGACGAAGGTCACGCGCACGGCTCTGCAAAACGCAGCATCGGTGGCAGGTCTCCTGCTGACGACCGACGCAGCTGTTTGCGAACTGCCGAAGGAAGATGCTCCGATGGGCGGCGGTATGCCCGGCGGCATGGGCGGCATGGGCATGGACATGTAA
- a CDS encoding FAD-dependent oxidoreductase, whose protein sequence is MFIDTRTVEQNTVVETTVCIIGGGVAGITLALEMSRAGVDSCILESGGFGPDDETRDLYRGENVGLPYTFADGSRSRYFGGSSNCWGGWCRPLDPWDFEKRDWIPHSGWPFGLDELAPYYARTHELLKLGPQNFDPAYWEREIGRRDVRRMPLATGDMRDTVAQFSPPVRFGKAYRDELSRSKRVRVFLHANALNIDADAQGTTITKVRVGTISGRRLSVQARIFVLATGGIENARMLLASNDVQKQGLGNANDLVGRYFMDHPRMMSGKVRFRPGNARNKLYDIKYHYQNAAVSAHGTKISSQFAPKQEMMEREQLLNSRAWLYSKWYGEGSAGSEALIHCKEALMQKDQPGRSLKRDISTMIAHPLHTVGYGLTRLLQWPALITDVTLQAIVEAVPDPDSRVTLSTDQRDRLGIPRVKVEWRLGDQVKRTFDKTFALLATELQMANIADVELDAPLEGRPWPAKLEGTWHHMGTTRMHDSPREGVVDRDCKVHGISNLYVGGSSVFPTVGANFPTITIAALSLRLAGHLVRQLDVPDIVDRKRTDAANSSTIVAGQPQVDTRPIAASTLTPLMKER, encoded by the coding sequence ATGTTCATCGATACTCGTACTGTCGAACAAAACACCGTCGTTGAAACGACGGTCTGCATCATCGGGGGAGGTGTGGCCGGCATTACGCTGGCGCTGGAAATGTCGCGGGCGGGCGTGGACTCGTGCATTCTCGAGAGCGGCGGTTTCGGTCCCGACGACGAAACCCGCGACCTCTATCGCGGCGAAAACGTGGGCCTGCCCTATACCTTCGCCGACGGTTCGCGCAGCCGTTATTTTGGCGGCAGCAGCAATTGCTGGGGCGGGTGGTGCCGCCCACTCGATCCATGGGATTTTGAAAAGCGCGACTGGATTCCCCATAGCGGCTGGCCGTTCGGACTCGACGAACTCGCGCCGTACTATGCGCGCACGCATGAACTGCTGAAGCTGGGTCCGCAGAATTTCGATCCTGCTTACTGGGAGCGTGAGATTGGCCGCCGCGACGTGCGTCGCATGCCGCTTGCAACCGGCGATATGCGCGACACGGTGGCGCAGTTCAGCCCGCCTGTGCGTTTTGGCAAAGCGTATCGCGACGAGTTGTCGCGTTCGAAGCGGGTGCGGGTGTTCCTTCATGCCAACGCGCTCAATATCGACGCCGACGCGCAGGGCACGACAATCACCAAAGTGCGGGTTGGAACCATCAGCGGACGCAGGCTTTCGGTGCAAGCCAGGATTTTCGTGCTGGCAACGGGCGGCATCGAAAACGCCCGCATGCTGCTCGCGTCGAACGACGTGCAGAAGCAGGGGCTCGGCAATGCCAACGATCTGGTCGGCCGCTACTTCATGGATCATCCGCGGATGATGTCGGGCAAGGTGCGTTTCCGCCCGGGCAATGCGCGCAACAAGCTGTACGACATCAAGTATCACTATCAGAACGCGGCGGTGTCGGCGCACGGTACGAAGATCTCGTCGCAGTTCGCGCCGAAACAGGAAATGATGGAGCGCGAGCAACTGCTGAATTCGCGCGCGTGGCTGTATTCGAAGTGGTACGGCGAAGGCAGTGCGGGCTCCGAGGCGTTGATCCATTGCAAGGAAGCGCTGATGCAGAAAGATCAGCCCGGCCGCAGCCTGAAGCGGGATATCTCGACGATGATCGCGCACCCGCTGCATACGGTGGGCTATGGTCTGACGCGACTCCTGCAATGGCCCGCGCTGATCACCGACGTGACCTTGCAGGCGATCGTCGAAGCGGTTCCCGACCCGGATAGCCGGGTGACCTTATCGACCGATCAGCGCGATCGTCTTGGCATACCGCGCGTCAAGGTGGAGTGGCGTCTGGGCGATCAGGTGAAACGCACCTTCGACAAAACGTTCGCGCTGCTCGCCACCGAGCTGCAGATGGCGAATATCGCCGACGTCGAACTCGATGCGCCGCTCGAAGGCCGTCCGTGGCCCGCGAAGCTGGAAGGCACCTGGCATCATATGGGCACGACACGTATGCACGATTCGCCGCGCGAAGGGGTGGTCGATCGGGATTGCAAGGTGCACGGCATCAGCAATCTGTACGTGGGCGGCAGCTCGGTGTTTCCGACTGTCGGCGCGAACTTCCCGACTATCACGATCGCCGCGCTGTCGTTGCGTCTTGCCGGTCACCTGGTGCGGCAACTCGACGTGCCGGATATCGTCGACCGCAAGCGCACCGACGCCGCGAATAGTTCGACCATCGTGGCGGGACAGCCGCAGGTCGATACGCGGCCCATCGCTGCATCGACGTTGACGCCGTTAATGAAGGAGCGGTGA
- the groES gene encoding co-chaperone GroES — protein MNLRPLHDRVIVKRLDQETKTASGIVIPEAAAEKPDQGEILAVGPGKRDDKGAQIALDVKVGDRVLFGKYAGQTVKVDGNELLVMREEDIMAVVQK, from the coding sequence ATGAACCTTCGTCCTTTGCATGATCGCGTGATCGTCAAACGTCTGGATCAAGAAACCAAGACCGCGTCGGGCATCGTGATCCCCGAAGCCGCAGCAGAAAAGCCGGATCAAGGCGAAATTCTGGCAGTCGGCCCGGGCAAGCGCGACGACAAGGGTGCACAAATCGCACTCGACGTGAAGGTTGGTGACCGCGTCCTGTTCGGCAAGTACGCAGGCCAGACCGTCAAGGTCGACGGCAACGAACTGCTCGTGATGCGCGAAGAAGACATCATGGCCGTGGTGCAGAAGTAA
- a CDS encoding glycosyltransferase, whose amino-acid sequence MKILHLLPSVDPRGGGPVEGVRRSGLAMQEAGHEIEVASCDAPADAHVSAFPFPVHAFGPAKNRYSYCERFAPWIAENAQRFDAVIVHGLWQYHGFAAWKALHNSNVPYYVYVHGMLDPWFKEAYPLKHLKKWLYWPWAEYRVLRDARAVIFTTEEERTRARQSFWLYRANERIVPFGTTVPALDAVSAREAFLNAIPSLRGKRIVLFLGRVHAKKGCDLLIDAFARVAGRDPALHLVIAGPDETGWVATLRAQAQAAGIAHRLSLPGMLQGELKWGAFHASDVFALPSHQENFGVAVAEALGCGLPALISDKVNVWREIDEDGAGLVAADTVDGTEKNLVRWLELDDSAREAMRAQATRTFNARFRVETMVSELTALLETKGEARSTEAGTLATLREATQQSR is encoded by the coding sequence ATGAAAATACTGCACCTGCTCCCCAGTGTCGATCCACGCGGCGGCGGCCCGGTTGAAGGCGTGCGCCGCAGCGGCCTGGCCATGCAGGAAGCCGGACACGAAATCGAAGTGGCGAGTTGCGACGCCCCTGCCGACGCCCATGTGTCAGCGTTTCCGTTTCCGGTTCATGCGTTCGGTCCGGCGAAAAACCGCTATAGCTATTGCGAGCGTTTCGCGCCGTGGATCGCCGAAAACGCGCAGCGTTTCGATGCGGTGATCGTTCACGGTCTGTGGCAATACCATGGCTTTGCTGCATGGAAAGCGCTGCACAACAGCAACGTGCCGTATTACGTGTACGTGCATGGCATGCTCGACCCGTGGTTCAAGGAAGCGTATCCGCTCAAGCATCTGAAGAAGTGGCTGTACTGGCCGTGGGCCGAATATCGCGTGCTGCGCGACGCGCGCGCGGTGATCTTCACGACGGAGGAGGAGCGCACGCGCGCGCGGCAGTCGTTCTGGCTGTATCGCGCGAATGAACGGATCGTGCCGTTCGGCACCACCGTGCCGGCGCTCGACGCCGTATCCGCACGCGAAGCTTTTCTGAATGCGATCCCCAGTTTGCGCGGCAAACGCATCGTGCTGTTTCTCGGCCGCGTTCACGCAAAGAAAGGCTGCGATCTGCTGATCGACGCATTTGCGCGCGTGGCCGGACGCGACCCCGCGCTGCATCTCGTGATTGCCGGTCCCGACGAAACCGGCTGGGTCGCGACGCTGCGCGCGCAGGCGCAAGCGGCCGGCATCGCGCATCGTTTGAGTTTGCCGGGCATGCTGCAGGGCGAACTCAAGTGGGGCGCGTTTCATGCGAGCGATGTGTTCGCGCTGCCCTCGCATCAGGAAAATTTCGGTGTCGCGGTGGCCGAGGCGCTCGGCTGCGGACTGCCGGCGTTGATCTCCGATAAGGTCAACGTATGGCGCGAAATCGATGAAGACGGCGCGGGGCTGGTGGCTGCCGACACGGTCGATGGAACGGAAAAGAATCTGGTGCGCTGGCTCGAACTCGACGATTCCGCGCGCGAAGCCATGCGTGCGCAGGCGACTCGCACGTTCAATGCGCGGTTCCGGGTCGAGACGATGGTGAGCGAGCTGACCGCGCTGCTGGAAACGAAAGGCGAAGCCCGTAGTACTGAGGCAGGCACGCTGGCCACGCTGCGCGAGGCGACCCAGCAGAGCCGCTAA